Proteins from one Pristis pectinata isolate sPriPec2 chromosome 34, sPriPec2.1.pri, whole genome shotgun sequence genomic window:
- the LOC127586098 gene encoding sperm acrosome membrane-associated protein 4-like isoform X3, with product MKLLFLAVLLTYLIVPGTSLKCAYCVLSPSLCIKKATCDANELCYSGNAILASATIFSSGCTNKENCGKEITQKYLGLNYKFLAECCNYDYCNGATAARLSLLAVSVMALAWFVGFQ from the exons ATGAAGCTGTTATTTCTTGCAGTACTCCTTACCTATCTTATTGTTCCAG GTACTAGCCTGAAGTGCGCTTATTGTGTCCTAAGTCCATCTCtgtgcatcaagaaggcaacctGTGATGCCAATGAGCTGTGTTACTCCGGGAACGCCATTTTAG CTTCAGCAACCATCTTCTCCTCTGGATGCACGAATAAAGAAAACTGTGGGAAAGAGATTACTCAAAAGTATCTTGGTTTGAACTACAAGTTTTTGGCAGAATGTTGCAATTATGATTACTGCAACGGAGCAACAGCAGCTCGGCTCTCCCTGTTGGCAGTCTCTGTCATGGCTCTTGCCTGGTTTGTAGGATTCCAGTAG